The following coding sequences lie in one Candidatus Nitrospira allomarina genomic window:
- the fliW gene encoding flagellar assembly protein FliW, with product MKIQTSRFGMLDVSDDTLLTFPCGLVGFPALRRYVVLDPPEDADYRWFQSVDEPSLAFVIMDVHLLQPDFRTNLSEEGLVELGMTPTDSISIMAVVTIPSDQPDQATANLRAPLVVNERTRHGKQLILHESIPLRYPLFQDSTQCQSYSGAAREAASV from the coding sequence CGGTTCGGCATGCTGGATGTGTCCGATGACACGCTTTTAACGTTCCCATGTGGCCTCGTAGGGTTCCCAGCTTTGCGACGGTATGTGGTGCTCGACCCGCCAGAGGATGCCGATTATCGGTGGTTCCAGTCCGTGGATGAACCAAGCTTAGCTTTTGTGATAATGGACGTGCATCTTTTGCAGCCGGATTTTCGCACCAACCTATCCGAAGAAGGACTGGTGGAACTCGGCATGACTCCGACCGATTCCATTTCAATTATGGCGGTCGTCACGATCCCCTCTGACCAGCCCGATCAGGCCACTGCGAATCTTCGTGCCCCTCTTGTCGTGAATGAACGAACACGACACGGGAAACAATTGATTCTCCATGAATCAATCCCCTTGCGCTATCCATTATTTCAAGATTCTACCCAGTGCCAATCTTACTCCGGGGCGGCGAGAGAGGCCGCATCGGTGTAA
- the csrA gene encoding carbon storage regulator CsrA, with translation MLILTRKIDEAIRVGDDIRIVLVQIKGGQVRLGIECPSHVRVLREELYEAVRQENLNAVSSDPKHLAHLPRPKRPPVKPTE, from the coding sequence ATGCTCATACTCACCAGAAAAATTGATGAAGCCATTCGTGTAGGAGATGACATTCGCATTGTTCTCGTCCAAATAAAAGGAGGGCAAGTGCGACTCGGGATTGAATGCCCGTCGCATGTCCGTGTCCTTCGTGAAGAATTATATGAAGCCGTCCGTCAAGAAAATCTAAATGCCGTATCCTCGGATCCGAAGCATTTGGCTCACCTACCCAGACCGAAAAGGCCGCCGGTTAAACCTACCGAATAA